CACATATACTACATGAATTACACATGGGACTTGAGAGATGTCCACATCGTAAACATCAACCAATACTTGACGCATGTACTCTAATGAGTATTGATCAACTTCATTCAGTTTGTATAGACCGATTGCCCATTGAAATCCAAACCATAATGCGTATAAGACCGACAGCAAGAAATACCATCCGTTAAAATACTTGAGATCTTTTGGATGAAACACTGCAATGAATCGGTAAATGAACTGGACAGCGAGTAGAGAAATTGTAAATGAGTATAATCCTGTGTAAACCGCGAGAAGAATCGTCAGAATGAAGTTGGAAACGCGTAAGGGACGATTGGTTGTAAAAAATACGTAGCCAGCATTATGAGAATGAAGAACCTGAGAAATACTTTTTCATTGTGGATTTGAAACATATTAATAAGATCTTTCTTACAGGGTACAAGACAAATTCCAAACTTGCGAAGGCAATTCCCAATATTGAAAACAGGAGAATCAGATGCTTGTAAGCACCCAAATCTTTCCTCACAAAGAACGGTGTGAGAAAGATCAATGTAAACTGTGAGGTTGTCGTTAAATAGAATCCGAGTTGCGCAATGGTTTGGTCTACAAAAAACCAGTCTaccattttctgtaaaaaataatttttcgaatgacTAGAAGTATAATAATGAGACGATAGCAATAATAAAATTATGCGGTTCTGTGACAGGAAATTGGATAACTATATAGTTTGTGTTAATTGTGCGAATAACATtagttgattgtttttgaGGTAACAGTTAGATAAGATATTCAAGTGTCGCATTACCTGCCTACCTCATGCTTGCTTGCCAgagaaaaaatcttcaaacgGAGACATTTTCACTTCCTCGAACGGGAGCGCTAGAGTGACAAAATATGCTTAATATTATACCACcggccgtggaccgcacctacggcgcggccaccgactttttttgagaaaatatataaaatatataGTATATATAGatagatatatatatatagataTAGATATATAGATATGAAAATATATAGATATGTGCGAGAGCTTCTTATATCCTGCTCATTCTgaaaagaatctgaaaatgtgcaCATTTATATAGCAACCTTTATTGTAGTAGATTGCGGAATTCCCTGCATATTTAAGATACGAGGAAATACATTCCTCAAGCGTCAAGAAGTTATGGAAAACAGAGTTGTCAAAGTAGAATTTCTAGAAAAGCAGTGTCAGAATAAACCAGGAAGAAAACATGAGTACGTGAAATTCAGATCATTGTCTTGACGATCATTGTCTTTAGGTTATTATTTTTAGGACGATAGAGAAAAACAATGTGATAATCAAAACATTACTTCCCAGTAcattgatagtttttttcagatcttaGGGCGTGGCGTGGGCCAATTTTCTCTTGCCTTCCGTACCTGGAAGCTCTGTGTGCACGGAAATACAATTagaagttttttattattggCCAGAAGCAATAATAATGTGACGATAAGAATTTAGCGATTATGCGGTTTTGGCAtcaggaaattggaaaactataTAGTTGATTGT
This is a stretch of genomic DNA from Caenorhabditis elegans chromosome V. It encodes these proteins:
- the str-18 gene encoding Seven TM Receptor (Partially confirmed by transcript evidence), which gives rise to MVDWFFVDQTIAQLGFYLTTTSQFTLIFLTPFFVRKDLGAYKHLILLFSILGIAFASLEFVLYPVLHSHNAGYVFFTTNRPLRVSNFILTILLAVYTGLYSFTISLLAVQFIYRFIAVFHPKDLKYFNGWYFLLSVLYALWFGFQWAIGLYKLNEVDQYSLEYMRQVLVDVYDVDISQVPCVIHVVYQNVANSTHSLIRWRNVMCTFNMAFIMIVQYGVMIYCGSRLYAEMEEKLSMLSPQARKLHRQIFKTLLLQITTPTIVLFSPIIYVITVPYLDQELSVPTGVFLSGFTLYPALDAFILMYVITDYRRAFQCVVTRASRST